One Leuconostoc mesenteroides subsp. mesenteroides ATCC 8293 genomic window, TCGCATCTGGCTTGAAAGTAACCGTTGTCCCTGTTGGTTCCTTAGTTTTACCTAAATCTCGTAAGGTACCAACTGGATTACCACCATTCACGAATTCTTCTTGCCACTTATGGCCTTCGCGAACAATGGTTACCGTTAAGCTCTCCGACAATGCATTAACAACAGAAGAACCAACACCGTGTAACCCACCGGAAGTCGCATAGCCACCCTGCCCAAACTTTCCGCCGGCATGTAAAACTGTTAAAATAACTTCTGGTGTGGGTTTACCAGACTCATGCATGCCAATTGGCATCCCACGGCCAAAGTCTTGTACGGTGATAGCGTTATTATCATGTATCGTAACGCGAATTTCATTTCCATAGCCACCAAGTGCTTCATCAACAGCATTGTCAACGATTTCATAGACCAAGTGGTGCAAACCACGACCATCTGTTGAACCGATATACATTCCTGGACGTTTACGAACGGCCTCAAGTCCTTCTAAAATTTTTATTGAATCTGAATCATAATGATTTTTTTCTGGCATATTAATCTATCCTTCGATACACGAACCAGTGTTCGTGCGCTAATGTCAATCTATTTTATCATAGATGAAAATCTTGTTTCTGACAAGTGTCAATATTTTATTTTCAATAAGTTATGCCATATACTACTTAAATATATGGTAAACTTGTACTTGCTTTTATATTAAAGGGGTTTTTTTATGTTTACTACTATATTAATGTTTATACTCTCTTACTTGAGCGGATCTCTAGTCCCAGGATTTTGGGTAGGTAAAATCTTTTACCATAAAGATATTCGCGATGAGGGGTCAGGTAACATTGGTACTACCAATTCATTCCGTGTTTTGGGTATCCGAGCTGGCATAACTGTGCTGGCACTTGATATGCTTAAAGGTACGGCAGCAGGCTTGCTTCCCTTATTGTTCCATAGTAGCATTAATCCAATGTTAGTGGGTATTGGTGCTATACTGGGACACACGTTCTCCATCTGGATTGGCTTTAAAGGTGGTAAAGCAGTTGCTACTTCAGCTGGTGTATTACTTGCCTATAATCCCATATTTTTCATCATCATCATTAGTATTTTCGTTATTTTATTGTCAATTAGTTCAATGGTATCTCTGAGCTCTATGATTAGTTTCTCATGCGCCGTCCTAATATCACTATACTATCATGATTGGATACTAACGATAGTTGCTACCATATTAACAATTTTTGTTTTCTACCGCCATCGTACAAATATTTCCCGAATCAGAAATGGTACAGAAAGTACTATACCATTTGGCTGGTATTATAACCACAAGAAAAGCGCTCATTGAGCGCTTTTTGTATCGAATAAAATTGTCACCGGTCCATCGTTTGTTAAGCTAACTTGCATATCCGCTCCAAATTCTCCAGTTTCAACCTGTAATCCACTTTCCCTTAATGTCGCATTGAATTGATTATACATAACAGTCGCAAATTCTGGTGCCCCTGCCTTGGTAAAACTTGGACGATTTCCTTTTTTAGTATCAGCAAACAACGTAAATTGTGAGATAGATAAAATAGCGCCAGAAACGTCTTCGATACTACGATTCATCCGGCCGCTTTCATCTTCAAAAATTCGTAAATTATGTATTTTCCGAACTAAATAATCTATATCTGCTTGCTCGTCACCGTCAGCAACGCCAACTAACAATACATATCCTTTGTTAATTGCTCCTTTTACTTGGTCGTCAATTTTAACACTAGCTTTGCTTACGCGTTGCAATACAACTTTCATGCTATCTCCATTCTAAAAATACATTTACTTGCTAACATCATACGTGAAAAACGATATCGTATCAAGAACTTTCAAACGTCTTCCAGTTTTGACACAATTTTTATCATAAAAAGCCTCAAAATTGTTTTATTTGAGGCTTATCAACATATTTTGACATATTTTAATGAAATGTGCGTTCCACATCGTATACTGCTGGTAGATTGTTTAGAGAATCCATAATTGCTGTCAGCTGTTCTGAATTTTTGACACCTATTGATAGAGAAACTTGCGCCATCCCGTTTTTTGTCACATGACCGTTAACAGAATTAACATAGCGCGTTCGTCCATTAACACTACGAAGTACATCGT contains:
- the dtd gene encoding D-aminoacyl-tRNA deacylase, which codes for MKVVLQRVSKASVKIDDQVKGAINKGYVLLVGVADGDEQADIDYLVRKIHNLRIFEDESGRMNRSIEDVSGAILSISQFTLFADTKKGNRPSFTKAGAPEFATVMYNQFNATLRESGLQVETGEFGADMQVSLTNDGPVTILFDTKSAQ
- the plsY gene encoding glycerol-3-phosphate 1-O-acyltransferase PlsY, which gives rise to MFTTILMFILSYLSGSLVPGFWVGKIFYHKDIRDEGSGNIGTTNSFRVLGIRAGITVLALDMLKGTAAGLLPLLFHSSINPMLVGIGAILGHTFSIWIGFKGGKAVATSAGVLLAYNPIFFIIIISIFVILLSISSMVSLSSMISFSCAVLISLYYHDWILTIVATILTIFVFYRHRTNISRIRNGTESTIPFGWYYNHKKSAH